TGAGCCAAAACACAATACAGAACAAGAAGCGGAACTTCGGAAAAATGCATGAAAACATGGCTGCGGTTCAGTTCGAATTGAATTTGAGGGTCAATTTTGCTGCCCAGTCGCGCGAGTTTCGCATTTCCCCACCCGGAAATGCAAAAAGTTTCAACTGTCCGGAAGCATCGCTCTGCAATAGATCCGACGGGTGCCACTCACCTGTGATCGGATCAAACCACTGCAGTTCATACGTAGCCTCCGGTAAAAATCCGTGCAGCACAGGCAACACGCATTGATTCTCAAAATAGAGCAGTGCGAGCGAGGTGTCCTGCGTGCGCATGAGATAACTCCAGCCATCCAGTCCATCTGCAGGTGCATCCGGAGCTGCATGGGGGTGTAAATCGCTGCGAGCAGGCTGCAGCTGCTGATAGGCATCGCCCTGTTCCAGCACAAATGCAGCCAGATGGCGCATGAAATTGGCAGACTCATAGCGGAAGGCATCCCACGCGTGAGGGCGTGCACCTGCGGGTTCCCCCGTGCTCGTCAGATCGTATGCTGCCGTTCCATGCACATGTCCCGCCAACCCTCCCGATAGCACCGATCCATACATTTGCGCTCTTGCAAAGTAGTTGTCACGGTCGGAATTGGCAGGTGGACGTTCACCCCCAGGTTGATTGATCTCATGATGCCATCCCGTATAGTAGGGTTCAAAATTGATCGCAGGATACGGAGGATCGAGTTCAAAAAGAGTTTCGAGTGCCTTCGCGACCCGGTGATCCCTGGGTTTATTACCCACGCTGTGCAGGGTCAACCAAGGCACGGAGTCAGCATGTCCAAACTGAAGGTAGGTGGAATCGTTGATCAATACTGTCACTGGCTGTCCAAAGGGCGGAGGTCCATACGTTTTCAGATAGAATTTGAGTGCATCATTAAACTGCTGCGCGCTCAGACTGAAGTCTTCGGGAATCCAGTCGAGATGGATGCCGCTGAACACGAGATTGTATGCTCCGTAGCGTGCCACCAGATACTGCATGAAGCGCGCAAAGGATGCATTAAAGTCATGATAAGCAGCCCAGCTTGGCCCCACATCACGCCTTACAGTCTCAAGCAAGGCGACAAAACCCTGCTCCGAGAGGTAGGCCACCTTTCGGTCAAGGCTCTGAAAAAATGCGGGATTGATGCGATCAAAGTCAGAAACACCCTGTCGAGTTGAGGACATGGCAAAAGGCAGGTTTCCATATTCATCACGCATGTTTTTTGCCGTGTAAGTCCCCCAGTAACTAAGCCCTCCAGAAGCGTCAACACCAGGACCATCGGCCACATCATAACCAAACTTCTCCCATGCATTGCGCACAAAAATCCCGTCTTCATTGGCGTAGGTACTGGGATTCAGGTCCGCCTCCCAGTTGGGAAAACAGGAAATCATGCTCACCGAGTTGAATCCCTGGCGCTTGCGATACAGAACCGCATCCTCAAACCCCATTCCAGGTCCTGGCTCATAGTCCTCCGGGCTTCCCACTCCACGAAACGGAAGGCGCCAGGTGGAACCCGCCAGCCAAGTATCACCCACCATGAAAAAGGGCGTGCCATCTGCATATTCGAGAGCGCGACCATTGGCCGTGCTGCGCAAAAATCCACGACGCACCGGATTCGACGCAATATCCGCTTCAGACCAGGCCTCTGCATGCAGGCTGCCTTGGTGTCCATTGAGTCCCCCGTCATCGGGCTGATTCGATCCACTGGTCCAGCTCCATTCACCGGGATGGGTCGCAACCAGGCGTACCTTGAACTGCTTGCCTCCGTCCCAGAACCCCTCAATGCGCTTGGAATACCCAGGTCCTTTCAACTCAACCCAGCAACGCACATCGACGTAGGGATTTGAGTAATCACCCTGGGCTTCGAAGCTGAGTTCCAAAGGTTCCCATACTCCCCTTATGGCACTGTTTTTGGCGATGAGCCATTGAGGTGAGCTAAACAGGAACAATGCTGGAAGCAGGAACAAAAATGGATTCTGGAGCATGATACCAGGGGATTGTAGAAATACGGGATCGCAGCATGTTGATCCACTCCAACAAGTTCTTCCCCTTCAGTGCAAAACGCAACCCAACACAAATGGAATGCCTGTGTGCCTGATCAAACGCACACAATGCATCGATGACACAGCTGAAATAGAAGTGTGAGTGCGAGAATCACGCTAGAACTTGCACTTGCGGATGGGGTGCGTCGTTGACTTGCGGAGTCGTCGCCACACACTGTGTGCTGAGATCAACCCAGCAGCCTTACTGGTTCAACAACAGCAGTCTCATTCTCTTGTCGGACCAAAACCGCAGCTGTGCAATCCCCGGTTCATAGCCATTTCATCACACAGTTATGTCAGATTCACACGCATTTCGCGCTGCACTTCATACCCGCTGCGCACACATCTCAACCCATGCTGAGGGTGAGGCGGGTTCGAGCCTCATGCTTCCCATCGTGCAGAGTTCCCTCTTTCGACTGGGACAGCCAGACGAGGCCGATGCACTCTTTGACGGAACCCGCCAGGGTTATGCCTACACTCGCTTTGGCAACCCGACTGTGGATGCTCTTGCCAGCGCACTTGCCCTTCTGGAAGGGGGAAAAGATGCTGTCGTCACAGCTTCCGGAAATGCAGCGGTACTCACAGCACTGCTGATCGCCCGCTCAGGAAACCCCAGACCTGTGCTCGCACATCCGGACCTCTATGGTGGAAGCTGCGAGCTGTTGAATCTGTTCGCACGCGAATTCCAGATTCCCGTCGAGTGGTGCGATCCTACGGATCGCAAAGCATGGCATCGAGCCATCACCCGATCAAGCGTTGTGCTCATCGAAACTCCCTCAAACCCCCTGTGGCGTCTCATCGATATTGAAGCAACCGCATCCCTGGCACATGCTGCCGGAGCCGTGCTGGTTGTGGACAACACTGTCGCCACTCCCTTCAACCAGTCACCCCTGACTCTCGGTGCAGATTATGTGATTCATTCAACCAGTAAATTTCTGAATGGTCACTCAGACATGATTGGCGGGTGTGTGATTTCCCGGGAGTCCTTTCGCCCCGAACATCGCTCCATCCACAAGAACATCGGGGCCACCATCAACGCAATGGACGCGTGGTTGATCCTGCGTGGATTGCGAACCTTCGCCTTGCGCATGGAAGCTCACAATCGAAACGCAGCAGCAGTGGCCCAATGGCTTCACCATCGGCCCGAGGTTTCCAAAGTTCACCACCCCTCCCTCTCGCATGAGGAGGAATACACCTTGTTCGAACAACAGATGACAGGTGGCTGCCCGGTACTGTCATTCGAACTCCAGGATGGCGATCAAGCTGCACGGGATTTTCTGGGCAAGCTCAAACTCGTAGTCCATGGAGTCAGCCTCGGCGGCATGGAAAGTCTCGCAACCCGCCCCGCTGCAACAAGCCACCGGGGCATGTCAACCCACGAGCGCAGAAGGGCAGGTATCAGCGACGGGCTTGTGCGCCTGTCCGTTGGAACGGAATCCCTGCCAGATCTACTCGCAGACCTAGAACAGGCGCTCAGTGCCTGACAAGATCAGCCATGCCACACTCCAGCTTCAGCTCCCGGAAATGCATGATCCAAACCTACAGTTATGGGAGTGCACTGGGGAAAGACTTCCTTCACATTGGAGTTTCCCGCCACCTTCCTCGCGGAGTTCCTAAAACCGAATACCAACAGCGTGGCTACTTCGACCTGTGGCTTCCGGTGCTGGCACCCGATGCCAAGCTGATTCAGGAGTATCTGAAAGGCAATTTGCCACACTCCACCTTTGCCAAGCGCTACCAAATGCAAATCCGAAAAAGTGAA
The Puniceicoccaceae bacterium DNA segment above includes these coding regions:
- a CDS encoding DUF5060 domain-containing protein, which codes for MLQNPFLFLLPALFLFSSPQWLIAKNSAIRGVWEPLELSFEAQGDYSNPYVDVRCWVELKGPGYSKRIEGFWDGGKQFKVRLVATHPGEWSWTSGSNQPDDGGLNGHQGSLHAEAWSEADIASNPVRRGFLRSTANGRALEYADGTPFFMVGDTWLAGSTWRLPFRGVGSPEDYEPGPGMGFEDAVLYRKRQGFNSVSMISCFPNWEADLNPSTYANEDGIFVRNAWEKFGYDVADGPGVDASGGLSYWGTYTAKNMRDEYGNLPFAMSSTRQGVSDFDRINPAFFQSLDRKVAYLSEQGFVALLETVRRDVGPSWAAYHDFNASFARFMQYLVARYGAYNLVFSGIHLDWIPEDFSLSAQQFNDALKFYLKTYGPPPFGQPVTVLINDSTYLQFGHADSVPWLTLHSVGNKPRDHRVAKALETLFELDPPYPAINFEPYYTGWHHEINQPGGERPPANSDRDNYFARAQMYGSVLSGGLAGHVHGTAAYDLTSTGEPAGARPHAWDAFRYESANFMRHLAAFVLEQGDAYQQLQPARSDLHPHAAPDAPADGLDGWSYLMRTQDTSLALLYFENQCVLPVLHGFLPEATYELQWFDPITGEWHPSDLLQSDASGQLKLFAFPGGEMRNSRDWAAKLTLKFNSN
- a CDS encoding aminotransferase class I/II-fold pyridoxal phosphate-dependent enzyme, whose amino-acid sequence is MSDSHAFRAALHTRCAHISTHAEGEAGSSLMLPIVQSSLFRLGQPDEADALFDGTRQGYAYTRFGNPTVDALASALALLEGGKDAVVTASGNAAVLTALLIARSGNPRPVLAHPDLYGGSCELLNLFAREFQIPVEWCDPTDRKAWHRAITRSSVVLIETPSNPLWRLIDIEATASLAHAAGAVLVVDNTVATPFNQSPLTLGADYVIHSTSKFLNGHSDMIGGCVISRESFRPEHRSIHKNIGATINAMDAWLILRGLRTFALRMEAHNRNAAAVAQWLHHRPEVSKVHHPSLSHEEEYTLFEQQMTGGCPVLSFELQDGDQAARDFLGKLKLVVHGVSLGGMESLATRPAATSHRGMSTHERRRAGISDGLVRLSVGTESLPDLLADLEQALSA